A genomic stretch from Engraulis encrasicolus isolate BLACKSEA-1 unplaced genomic scaffold, IST_EnEncr_1.0 scaffold_212_np1212, whole genome shotgun sequence includes:
- the LOC134442693 gene encoding protein NLRC3-like → MQQIHKSHLQKRFQCLIEGSIEQGNSTELNKVYTDLYITEGGWGWVNDEHEVRQIERASWEEEKLVRPLECSDIFKPGSGQAKSIRSVLTTGVAGIGKTVYVQKFILDWTEGKANQDVHFIFPFLFRELNLIKEKKFSLVGLIQHFYPKIKAEEILNSSKHRIMFIFDGLDECRLPLKFKHSSKCCDVKEQVSVDMLLTNLIQRNLLPSALLWITTRPAAASQIPHECVNQVTEIRGFNNPQKEEYFGKKICDENLASRVIRHLKSSRSLYIMCHIPVFCWISAIVAERTSDESGEAELPRTMTQMYSHFLIIQTSIKEGKYTERKETEEEIIFKLGKLSFQQLENGNMIFYEEDLRQAGIDITEASVYSGVCTQVFREEKDVNQGRVFSFVHLSIQEFLASMYVFICFSNRDRNMPDQQQSSWLSAMFTATTLHDLHRTASDLALQSMNGHLDLFLRFLLGLSLESNHSLLRHLLPQTNSQTQSSVQIVKCIREKIRGEICPDRRTNLFYCLNELNQHAVVERIDRSVGRLDIEMLLPGKWGTWMFMFKMSGEQLDEFDLQKYTPETDQIELLSTDDVLQMLVPVVTTSTGAELGHCKLTKKSCSHLASVLSSHSSHLTRLDLVDNKLHDSGVELLCSGLQHEYCRLETLKLVNCKLTVKSCSLLASVLSSHSSHLKDLYLWRNDLRDSDVEQLSALKKDPNCRLEILR, encoded by the exons ATGCAGCAGATCCACAAGTCTCATCTGCAGAAGAGGTTTCAGTGTCTGATTGAGGGCAGCATAGAGCAGGGAAACTCCACAGAACTGAATAAGGtctacacagatctctacatcacagaggggggatggggatgggtcaATGATGAACacgaggtcagacagatagagagagcatccTGGGAAGAAGAGAAATTAGTCAGACCACTCGAATGCAGCGACATCTTTAAACCTGGATCTGGACAAGCCAAATCAATCAGATCAGTGCTGACTACGGGAGTGGCTGGCATCGGAAAAACGGTCtatgtgcagaagttcattctggactggactgaaggaaaagccaatcaggatgtccacttcatatttccttttcttttccgggAGCTGAACCTGATTAAGGAGAAGAAATTCAGTCTGGTGGGTCTTATCCAGCACTTTTAccccaaaataaaagcagaagaaATACTCAACAGTTCAAAACACAGAAtaatgttcatctttgatggtctggatgagtgtcgacTTCCTCTAAAGTTCAAACACAGCTCAAAGTGTTGTGATGTGAAAGAGCAGGTCTCAGTCGACATGTTGCTTACAAACCTCATCCAGCggaatctgcttccctctgctctcctctggatcaccacccgaccagcagcagccagtcagatCCCTCATGAGTGTGTGAACCAGGTGACAGAAATTAGGGGATTCAACAATCCACAGAAAGAGGAGTACTTTGGAAAGAAGATATGTGATGAGAATCTGGCCAGCAGAGTCATCAGacacctgaagtcatccaggagcctctacatcatgtgccacattccagtcttctgcTGGATTTCAGCCATTGTTGCAGAGAGAACATCAGACGAATCAGGCGAAGCTGAATTGCCAAGGACTATGACTCAAATGTACAGCCACTTTCTCATCATTCAGACCAGCATTAAAGAGGGcaaatacacagagagaaaagagacagaagaagagatcaTTTTCAAACTGGGAAAACTGTCATTTCAGCAGCTGGAGAACGGTAATATGATCTTCTATGAGGAAGACCTGAGACAGGCTGGCATTGATATCACAGAAGCGTCAGTATACTCCGGTGTGTGTACTCAGGTCTTtagagaggagaaggatgttAACCAGGGGAGggtgttcagctttgtgcatctgAGCATCCAGGAGTTCCTGGCATCGATGTATGTGTTTATCTGCTTCagcaacagagacagaaacatgCCTGACCAACAGCAATCCTCTTGGCTCTCTGCTATGTTCACAGCTACAACACTTCATGACTTACACAGGACTGCATCGGATCTGGCCTTACAGAGTATgaatggacacctggaccttttcctaCGCTTCCTCCTcggcctctcactggagtccaatcacAGTCTTCTAAGACACCTACTGCCACAGACTAACAGCCAAACACAGAGCTCAGTGCAGATAGTCAAGTGTATCAGAGAGAAGATCAGAGGTGAGATTTGTCCAGACAGAAGGACCAACCTGTTCTACTGcctgaatgagctgaatcagcatgctgtagtggagcgCATTGACAGGAGTGTTGGAAGGCTTGATAtagagatgctcttaccaggaAAGTGGGGGACCTGGATGTTTATGTTCAAGATGTCAGGCGAGCAGTTGGATGAGTTTGACCTGCAGAAATACACACCAGAGACAGATCAGATTGAACTCCTCAGCACTGACGATGTTCTTCAGATGCTGGTGCCAGTGGTCACCACATCCACCGGGGCAGA gctGGGTCACTGTAAGCTGACAAAGAAGAGTTGTTCTCATCTtgcctctgtcctgtcctcacaCTCCTCACATCTCACACGTCTGGATCTGGTTGACAATAAGCTGCATGATTCTGGAGTGGAACttttatgttctggacttcaacatgAATACTGCAGATTGGAAACACTAAA GCTGGTTAACTGTAAGCTGACAGTGAAGAGTTGTTCTCTTTTGGCCTCTGTCCTGTCTTCACACTCCTCACATCTGAAAGATCTGTACCTGTGGCGTAATGACCTGAGAGACTCAGATGTtgagcagctctctgctctgaaGAAAGACCCCAACTGTAGACTGGAGATACTACG
- the LOC134442692 gene encoding uncharacterized protein LOC134442692, with product MANSAKYSVSLSTAQSMEEMPGDMPCEPALIYEEHREPMVNVQVLILSDHNMALSKTTQSLTTAAEMRETTTMLMQPNANWEEYLYPAPLSIAIMGELAVISSDVKNDFSINKNPPPNGFQYIKYPDSFRACLMQICNSGWQAFNKAHKNMDQIRIHTGNVSDFMKEAVEILFNAPDNVMDKLLPNQLENISDIADECVILAEGVEKKYLDVICLIQELLEACINAQHFYGEELENIKTTMKEAQLREKMAKEFNDRSKKAMEAMGQQVEEAQNAYKQAMELIPTGWEMIGMDFLEGLANSVNSIINGCTKSMSNVGIKGMLHRVSFAEEMDITSDMKILSSSGAILEIMGSLIQNVNEDEIDWRNLYDQKSKSMKSKWTKTQFQNLKDDFEMCPDNKAKKSVLSLLRKGIAVCDDLATYKPDQEWDSKKTKKLIKDLQSLQKQALAFDSKSKKLMGSPALAPKSPMLSKALTNSLGDTSVSQQASENARFRIEQSREQLKHTREQYNKCVENMEKNRKELTEILCELQNCEIKEIDFETTIKMLVKGMDAMGRVKEQWEKMVLFFQMVSNIVKTSLHRTLTKFVTAESTKARMYNIKLFTKDMLYNQMFQASNIANLVHIISGTYTEISGKYLMDRVSSPGRLMAMDSSNPQLMREREMLQESCKEAQDGILQLVLKNKKEFEEKTDARMAKIEGSLKAILPAAAPETTERLKEIVQAGFAGKEQPQTVL from the coding sequence ATCACAACATGGCCCTCTCAAAGACTACCCAGAGCCTGACCACAGCGGCAGAAATGCGTGAAACCACCACAATGCTGATGCAGCCCAATGCAAACTGGGAGGAGTACCTGTACCCTGCTCCCCTCTCTATTGCCATCATGGGAGAGCTTGCTGTCATCTCCTCTGATGTCAAGAATGACTTCTCCATCAACAAGAACCCTCCACCAAACGGCTTCCAGTACATTAAATACCCAGACTCCTTCAGGGCATGTCTGATGCAAATTTGCAACTCTGGATGGCAAGCTTTCAACAAGGCCCACAAGAACATGGATCAAATCCGCATTCACACTGGCAATGTTTCTGATTTCATGAAGGAGGCAGTCGAGATCCTTTTCAATGCTCCAGATAACGTAATGGACAAACTCCTCCCAAACCAACTGGAAAACATCAGTGACATTGCAGACGAATGTGTGATACTGGCAGAAGGAGTTGAGAAGAAATACTTGGACGTGATCTGTTTAATCCAAGAACTTCTGGAGGCATGTATCAATGCTCAACATTTTTATGGAGAAGAACTGGAGAATATCAAAACAACAATGAAGGAAGCACAACTGAGGGAAAAGATGGCTAAAGAGTTCAATGACCGATCCAAGAAAGCAATGGAGGCCATGGGTCAGCAGGTAGAAGAAGCACAAAATGCATACAAGCAAGCAATGGAGTTAATTCCCACTGGATGGGAAATGATAGGCATGGATTTTCTTGAAGGTCTTGCCAATAGTGTAAACAGTATAATAAATGGATGCACAAAAAGTATGAGTAATGTTGGAATTAAAGGAATGCTTCACCGAGTCAGTTTTGCAGAGGAGATGGATATAACTTCAGACATGAAAATCCTAAGCAGCTCAGGAGCCATTCTGGAGATCATGGGCTCCCTGATCCAGAATGTCAATGAAGATGAAATTGACTGGAGAAACCTCTATGACCAGAAGTCAAAATCTATGAAGAGTAAGTGGACCAAGACTCAGTTTCAAAACCTCAAGGATGATTTTGAGATGTGTCCAGACAATAAAGCGAAGAAGAGTGTTTTGTCTCTACTCAGAAAGGGCATTGCCGTTTGTGATGACCTGGCTACCTATAAACCAGACCAGGAATGGGATAGCAAGAAAACTAAAAAGCTCATTAAAGACTTGCAGAGCCTCCAGAAACAGGCCCTGGCTTTTGACTCCAAAAGCAAAAAACTCATGGGTTCTCCAGCCCTGGCCCCCAAGTCCCCAATGCTGTCAAAAGCACTAACCAACAGCTTAGGGGATACGTCGGTTTCTCAGCAAGCATCAGAGAATGCCCGTTTCCGCATTGAGCAGAGCCGAGAGCAACTCAAGCATACACGAGAGCAGTACAACAAGTGTGTGGAAAACATGGAGAAGAATCGTAAGGAACTGACTGAGATCTTGTGTGAACTACAGAACTGTGAGATCAAAGAGATTGACTTTGAGACTACCATCAAAATGCTGGTGAAGGGCATGGATGCCATGGGCAGGGTCAAAGAACAGTGGGAGAAGATGGTGCTCTTCTTCCAGATGGTCTCCAACATTGTCAAAACCAGCCTCCACAGGACACTCACAAAGTTTGTGACAGCAGAGAGTACAAAAGCACGGATGTACAACATCAAGCTCTTCACCAAAGACATGCTGTACAACCAGATGTTTCAGGCCTCCAACATCGCCAACCTGGTCCACATAATCTCTGGCACCTACACTGAAATCTCTGGAAAGTACCTGATGGACCGAGTGAGCAGTCCGGGGAGGCTCATGGCCATGGACAGCAGCAACCCACAACTCATGAGGGAGCGTGAGATGCTTCAGGAGTCCTGCAAAGAAGCACAAGATGGCATCCTACAACTAGTCCTGAAGAACAAGAAGGAGTTTGAGGAGAAGACAGATGCCAGGATGGCCAAAATTGAGGGGAGCCTGAAAGCCATTTTGCCTGCTGCAGCGCCTGAGACAactgagagattgaaagagataGTGCAGGCTGGGTTTGCTGGGAAAGAACAGCCTCAGACAGTTTTGTGA